Sequence from the Magallana gigas chromosome 4, xbMagGiga1.1, whole genome shotgun sequence genome:
actAACCTTTAGAGTTGTGCgaattttaaattactttttacagtatcttaataaaacatacgttgCCCAAAGACTTCAATGCAAGATAGAAGgtgtaatttttgaaaatacctttagtggagtatttttatttgataatatcttttaaatgatatcatgattaagaatatcagaccattcatttattatgtacaaaatgtggtcgttatacatcgaatGCCTTAACAGATCGATATCTTAACTCACTCATAAACATATTGACGATCTTTGCTAATTCAATTTCTTAATGTAGAGTAGTCGTCTCCATCTTTTGACGGTGATGGTCGAAAAGTTGCTGCATCATGGATATTACTGTAATCAGAGAGATCTGTAATGTGATTGGTCACCGCGCATGCGTGGTCGTAATCGTCGTCATCTTGTTCTGTCTGTTCGTGTAAATGATTGTAGACGTCGTCGGCCCTTTCATCTTCTTGTTTGCCTGACAAATTGTATCCTTGTGTTTCTTTAGCAAAAGAGTATGGGGATAATGTTGCAACATTTTGCTGAAATATTAAGATACATAAATAAGTTACATCTACATTTCACTGTATTCTGAAATGGCGAGCAAATAGGAAGGTTGATATTTATAGATATTAGCTCTTAGTGACAAGGTGataacatgtttatataaaaatattagaaacatatcTGACAAAGCAATAGACTGTCATCtctcttttatatatattttcttttccatAATACTAATAGTTCAAAACATATGGGAAATGCTTGTTAAATATTGTTGGTCGGTAGTAGagcatataattatttattaaaaaacattttaaataccGTTAAGAGTTATTCTAAAGAATTTCTTATTTGCATTCAATCGTTTTAATAACACcttaatttcatcaattaattatcCGATGATCTCTATTTAATAGATTGTATGTGTGCATGTTCTGCTAGTGCCGTGAAGATACATGCACCTGATGTTATTTATTGCACCCTTcaaatttctcaaattttaaacatggaaaaaatcaaaagttttaatattattcttaattgacacctctttaaaaacatttcacgctttttatttttgcaaaatgcATTGCTACATTTTACTGCCATCTTACTGGTAAGCTGTTTATGCTTTAAATACAATTCTCATATACACAACATGACctttttcaaacaaaacatgGTTTATACAGTTTATATCACAAAATTTGTCACAAAATTTTTAGCATTTGATGTGTCAATTTGTTGTTTGCAGCTACTGTATTTAGTTTTTGTTAATgttatatgaatttttcataTATGTTACACAATCATTAAAGTACAAAGTATaagataaatgtattttaagtctttgatatttgatttaccTTCTTATTGTTTGTAAAAGAAATTTGAGCACCGCCGGCTGCACCGCATTCTCTATTTGCTACAAACATAGCGTCTGGTtcctttctttaaaaacaagaaaaatctattaaatttaattttattcatttaagaatatttgataaaaaaaaaatagagcattTTTATCCGCGAACGTACCTGTTTGGGGCTCGAATATTTAATCTTCTGTACATCAGGGTCGTTAGGACAGCAGTTACAATCACACCAAGAATAAATCCTCCAAACAGTGACCCAACCGTTACTCCAATGTTAGTGCCTTTTGGTAGTACATATATAGGTAAGTgtaaattgatttgaatatttatatgaTACTTAATCTTAAACAGACAGATTTGTCTATATTTTCagtctttcattttttataccTAAACTCATtaattggatatatatatatatatatatatatatatatatatatatatatatatatatatatatatatatatatatatatatatatatatatatataatatatataataagcacaaacattgcaataactctcaaattgacatatacctgcccatagtgaatgatatagatatatatatataaagcacagagaaattcacttttgttggagctccaccttccgccccgaccgaggcttgaactcacgacctctggaacccattctcctagcagtgagcggccactgCGCTccccactcggccatctaggcaagacaaaaatcttgcgtTCGATTTCGCGCGCTAGGATCCGTTTGTCATCGAAATCAGGTCTTATACGCTTAACTGTGACAGTGTTTGATACCTTAAGGGGTCTGATACACTTAACGGTTTTCTCAGAGCGAGTATTGTTCGGTGTAATTGTATGGCGTGCAATTACGGTAGTTAGGTAAATAAGTATATTGTGAAAGTGAAacgtttaattgaaaatattgttatttatatataataaaaatgtttcagcAAGGCTCCAGCAATGTGCCGGTGATGATTCGGCCATAGTCACCAGTGTTCCGGTATTGAACATCTTACCACCCGTGTAACCTCCTTCAAGTATGCACTTACTACGCTGGAAGCCGTCATCTTAGGACGTGGTACCGAAGGAGGACACATTGGAGGAACACTGGAGGGACACTGCTGACAAATGTACCATCATAGGAGGCCATGGCGAATCGGAtttcataaacttttttttgttaatatttttttctgtgtgtgaatatgtatatttttaaattgattgattttatatataaaataaagattGTAAATACTTATTGTTGTTCTCTTGCTTGACTGATTAGACACACGACGGCTTTCgtgacaatatatatatatatatatatatatatatatatatatatatatatatatatatatatatagttaatcgGTTACCATATTGCTGACTTTTTGAACTTCCAAGACTGGTTGGTTGatctaaagaaataaattaatgagATTAATACTCAGAAATTACTATGTAATACATACTTAGTCTTACAATGTTTAACATTCCATTATATTACTTGTAATAATTAAACTTTAGTAACTAAATTAATATGATTCAGTATCTAATCATATCAATCGATTTACTTATTTATCTAAGCACGTACGATCACTCTTTATACACAATATACCTAATAAAACCAATATGTCATTTAGGACactcaatatttttaataatctcACACAGGAGCTTCAGCATACctttatgaaacaaaaaaatcttttaaaaatctgcttaaaattttaaaaatattacttttttcaCATGCCGAATCAATTAATGTGAATTCTTTTGCACAGGTACATCTTTCGTGTTCGCATGTTCCGGAATTATTACTTCCTGTGCACTGTTTGTCTAAGTCACAAAACCCACCGACAGGAACAGTATCTGAGATGATAAATAAtgacaatttataaataaaaacagagTGGAATAAATCGATTTTATAAAGGAAATTATGCTGTAGAACATAAAATTATTCACTGATTTTAAGaacaattcaaaacaaaaaaggttTTCTAAATCTAACGTATGATAAGTATTTAAAGCTATATAAGACGGATTTTTTCATGCttagaaatatttgattgattgattgatttaaatatgttatataaagatatatcttTACAATAAATTACGCATTTTATATCAATCgggttaaaaagatatagaaattaataaatacttttttaaaattattttcgcGTCAAGAATAAATACAGCATTTGAATAAACCCCGCCTTAAATCGGCCACGTGATACCACGCTCAGTCTATCACAACAACACTGGCGACGACGAGAAAGATAGGTATACCCGTAATACCGTtaagtttgacagatttggccaagaaagaaaaaagacagACTGACAAGGATTGGAGCAAAGGGAAGATTGTCATCG
This genomic interval carries:
- the LOC136269667 gene encoding neurogenic locus notch homolog protein-like isoform X4; protein product: MWNNVYACSINDAQCVRINNYCVCHCIPGYILEGKKCLKERVAIGGTCEHNRQCKGTAFANVCDHDVCSCSPGYIQIGRKCYPVKVTIGDVCAFNLQCNGTKFATVCDHGSCLCSPGYIQIDRKCYPGNLGINDFCEQQEQCIQPFSGCFNGSCKCKNGYSAFNTNRCLKENLELDDSCKLTEQCLQPFSVCFHGKCKCMDGYSTFDRKSCLKDTVPVGGFCDLDKQCTGSNNSGTCEHERCTCAKEFTLIDSACEKNQPTSLGSSKSQQYGTNIGVTVGSLFGGFILGVIVTAVLTTLMYRRLNIRAPNRKEPDAMFVANRECGAAGGAQISFTNNKKQNVATLSPYSFAKETQGYNLSGKQEDERADDVYNHLHEQTEQDDDDYDHACAVTNHITDLSDYSNIHDAATFRPSPSKDGDDYSTLRN